The Verrucomicrobium spinosum DSM 4136 = JCM 18804 DNA segment TCTCGAACCGCGTCATCCGCGCGATAGCCCGCGATGGCGAACTCAAAATGCAGCCGGAGATCCTGACAGTTGCCGCATTGGAAGGCATCGGTGATGGCCCCGTGATAGGGCTCCCCGCACCGGGAGCAGAAGGGGGCGTGCACCTCCGGGAGGTTCTGCAGGCAGCCGTCGCAGAGCCAGCGGGCAGCCCCGGTCCGCCCCGCCCCGATCTGGCATTCACACACCTCGCAGCGGCGGGTGTAGAGCAGATCCAGGAAGGCGGTCCAAAGCCTGGGCAGGAGGGCAGGGCTCGACATCGCGTGCGGCGGGGGAAGGATGGGGATTGTGGAAACTACTGCCACTGCTTCAGCCGCTCGGGGAACGGGCAGTCTTCACAACTGGAGTCGTCCTCCAGGCAGTAGTCCTCATAAATCTGCAACAGGCCCTGCTGCTGGAAGAGGCGCTTTTGGAAGAGGTCGGCGGTGGTCTCCGCGCCAAAGAGGCGCAGGGCGGCGCGGCGGACCTTCTGGTTGTCCAGAACCGCAGGCAGATCCTTGTAGTCCATCCAGAGACGCTCGTCCTCCGGCACCAGCAGGGGATAGGCGAGGTTGGCCAGGATCTCCTGGGCCCGGGAGGCGCCGATGAGGGCGAGGGCCTTGGCTGCAGGGGCGGCGAGCAGGGTGTAGTGCTGGCTCCAGTAGTCGTGTTTGAGATCCAGCAGGATCTTCACGAAGCGCTTCCGATCCCAGGCGGCAACCTCCCGCAGCGGGGCGAAGACCTGTTTCCAGTTTTCCAACACGGCACTGAGCGCACCGAGACGACGCTGGGGATGGTTGCCCGGGCGGGCCCCCGCAATCTGCCAGACGGGCTGGTTGGGAGGGAGCAGCCACTCTGCGTACGCCTCGCGCTGCTTCCACCAGGTGGACCAGAGCTGGCGCAGGTAAGTGCGGGTCTCCGGTTCGGTGTCCTCGTAACGGACGGATTCGAGGAAACCTGAGACTCCGAAGAGCAGGGACTCGCGCTCTGTGGCATCCCGTTTGAGCAGGGTGCGCAGGGGCAGCCTTTGCGCCAGGATGGTGAAGGGGCGCTGGTTGTTCCGGTACCCCAGTGCTGCGGCCAGGCTCTGGTACACGGCCTGCTCGCGGCCATGCAGCCGGACCAGGGCATGGAGCCGTTCAGACTTCCGCTGCAGACGGTACTGGGCCGCGGCCTCCAGCAGACTGCCCACCGCGGCCTCTGGCATGTGGCGCAGCGGGGTGGAGCAGCGCCCCAGGCGGGCCTCAGCCAGGAGCTGGGGCCGGGCGTTGCTCTTCAACATATCTGGCGTCAGATACACCTGCAACACCTCGCGGTGACCGGCGGTGCGGGTGAAGACGCGCGCCTCCGGCTGGTGGAGGAAGAGGTGCAGCACCACCTGCTCGTAGTTGGGATTGGCCCCGTGGCCGTGCCGTTCCCAGTCGCGGGCGTCCGGGTCCAGTTCGATGTCGCCTTTCAGCGTCTTGCCGTTCAGTTGCAGGGCACAGCCGGTGAAGTCCGGACCCGCGGCGTGGTTCCATACACCGAAATCGCGGATCGCGAGCCTCTGACCGTCCACGGTGGTGAACTCGGTGCCAAACTCCCCGGCATACCAGAGGCTCTGGAGGTCCAGCTCCGGCATGGACTGGCCCCAGTGCTTCAGCGCAGGGCGTTCCGCCACGGAATCACCGAGGACGGTATGAAAAAACTCACGGTAGCGGTCAGCGGGGGCGGGCATGGTTTTTCGAGGGAGGCGGCAATCTGACGCTGGGGCAGTGGGGGGCGCAACTGTGGTTTGAGGATTTGTGCAATTGACGGAGGGGTGGGAGTCGTATCGGACAGAGGGCTTTCACCTGCCCCGGCACCTCCTCCACCATGCCATCACCCCCGCTGCTTGAAGCCCGCTCACTCTCCAAGAACTACGAGGCCCGGCAGGTGCTCCGGGAGGTCTCGCTGACCGTCTGCGCGGGGGAACGGGTGGCGCTGACCGGCCCCTCCGGCAGCGGCAAGACCACGCTGCTGAATTGTCTGGGCGGGGTGGACCGGCCGGATTCCGGCAAGCTGCTCTTTGACGGCCAGGTGATGAGTGATCTGAACGGAAAGGTGCTGGCAGAGCTGCGGAGGAGGTCGATCGGGACGATCTTCCAGTTCTTCCACCTGCTGCCCACACTGACGGCGGCGGAGAATGTGGAGTTTCCCCTGCAACTGCTGGGGGTGAAGCATGAGGCGCGGCAGCAGCGGGTGCGGGAGCTGCTGGAGCGGGTGGGCATCTCCCACCGGGCGCAGGCGCTGCCCTCCCAGCTCTCGGGTGGGGAGATGCAGCGCGTAGCCATCGCCCGGGCCGTGGCGCATCAACCCCGGCTGCTGCTGGCGGATGAGCCCACGGGCAATCTCGACTCCCGCAGCGGGGGCAATATCCTCGAACTCCTCCATGAGGTCTCGGCCGAGCAGGGTGTGGCCCTGGTGCTGGTGACACACAGTGAAGAAGCGGCCGCCATTTGCTCGCGCCGCATTCATCTGAAGGATGGCCGGATTGTAGGGACGG contains these protein-coding regions:
- a CDS encoding DUF2851 family protein, whose translation is MPAPADRYREFFHTVLGDSVAERPALKHWGQSMPELDLQSLWYAGEFGTEFTTVDGQRLAIRDFGVWNHAAGPDFTGCALQLNGKTLKGDIELDPDARDWERHGHGANPNYEQVVLHLFLHQPEARVFTRTAGHREVLQVYLTPDMLKSNARPQLLAEARLGRCSTPLRHMPEAAVGSLLEAAAQYRLQRKSERLHALVRLHGREQAVYQSLAAALGYRNNQRPFTILAQRLPLRTLLKRDATERESLLFGVSGFLESVRYEDTEPETRTYLRQLWSTWWKQREAYAEWLLPPNQPVWQIAGARPGNHPQRRLGALSAVLENWKQVFAPLREVAAWDRKRFVKILLDLKHDYWSQHYTLLAAPAAKALALIGASRAQEILANLAYPLLVPEDERLWMDYKDLPAVLDNQKVRRAALRLFGAETTADLFQKRLFQQQGLLQIYEDYCLEDDSSCEDCPFPERLKQWQ
- a CDS encoding ABC transporter ATP-binding protein, with the protein product MPSPPLLEARSLSKNYEARQVLREVSLTVCAGERVALTGPSGSGKTTLLNCLGGVDRPDSGKLLFDGQVMSDLNGKVLAELRRRSIGTIFQFFHLLPTLTAAENVEFPLQLLGVKHEARQQRVRELLERVGISHRAQALPSQLSGGEMQRVAIARAVAHQPRLLLADEPTGNLDSRSGGNILELLHEVSAEQGVALVLVTHSEEAAAICSRRIHLKDGRIVGTDETPAATLGTTSPQPAAPPR